In Octopus bimaculoides isolate UCB-OBI-ISO-001 chromosome 21, ASM119413v2, whole genome shotgun sequence, a single window of DNA contains:
- the LOC106873937 gene encoding ankyrin repeat and SOCS box protein 8 isoform X2, giving the protein MECLTGFYLEKGIPRKKMFLYSELNLDYFLQPLKLFLKRPQVNDLDGYLRTALHYAAEKDEQCILILLQHGANINARDGSGNTPLHWASYKNKIECVQVLLQQGADPDVRNDNSDTPLSWAALKGNLKIIQLLLEYNADLCNRNTRGYTPLMQAAYVQGRGLNCLDNTSLELLIKASGPLGVHSKCVDLISELCQDSKVKKLLLSLCRNPCALQNLCCLVIRKALGYCYLPEVIPKLPLPTQLQKLLMLQT; this is encoded by the exons ATGGAGTGCCTTACTGGATTTTACCTCGAGAAAGGAATCCCGaggaagaaaatgtttttatacaGTGAGCTGAATTTGGACTATTTCCTACAACCCCTAAAACTTTTTCTGAAACGGCCACAG GTGAATGACTTAGATGGTTATCTGAGGACAGCTTTGCATTATGCAGCCGAGAAAGACGAACAGTGCATACTGATCTTACTGCAACATGGGGCAAATATAAATGCACGTGATGGCAGTGGCAATACCCCGTTACACTGGGCATCGTACAAGAACAAGATTGAATGTGTCCAGGTGTTATTGCAGCAGGGAGCTGACCCTGATGTCCGTAACGATAACAGTGATACACCCCTCAGTTGGGCCGCACTGAAGGGGAACCTCAAGATCATCCAACTACTACTTGAATATAACGCTGATCTGTGCAACAGAaacacaaggggttacacacctTTAATGCAGGCTGCCTATGTCCAGGGTAGAGGGTTGAACTGTTTGGACAACACAAGTCTTGAATTGTTAATTAAAGCTTCAGGTCCGTTAGGTGTGCACAGTAAATGTGTAGATTTGATTTCAGAGCTTTGTCAGGATAGCAAAGTGAAGAAGTTGCTATTGTCACTCTGTAGGAACCCTTGTGCGCTACAAAATCTTTGTTGTCTGGTCATACGTAAAGCCCTGGGTTACTGTTATCTACCAGAGGTCATACCTAAACTACCCCTGCCAACTCAATTACAAAAATTGCTCATGTTGCAAACCTAA
- the LOC106873937 gene encoding ankyrin repeat and SOCS box protein 8 isoform X1, with amino-acid sequence MWYIMETVQRSYEMSERLIRAISNWNLVDQPFDDDIEELINNGADVNQPHGSLLPLHCTCMVSDAECLQLLLQNGARVNDLDGYLRTALHYAAEKDEQCILILLQHGANINARDGSGNTPLHWASYKNKIECVQVLLQQGADPDVRNDNSDTPLSWAALKGNLKIIQLLLEYNADLCNRNTRGYTPLMQAAYVQGRGLNCLDNTSLELLIKASGPLGVHSKCVDLISELCQDSKVKKLLLSLCRNPCALQNLCCLVIRKALGYCYLPEVIPKLPLPTQLQKLLMLQT; translated from the exons ATGTGGTATATAATGGAGACGGTACAACGGTCGTATGAAATGTCTGAAAGACTGATCAGGGCCATCAGCAACTGGAACTTGGTGGACCAACCTTTcgatgatgatattgaagaaCTAATCAACAATGGTGCCGATGTGAACCAACCCCATGGCTCTTTGCTTCCATTGCACTGTACATGCATGGTCAGTGATGCTGAGTGTCTGCAACTGTTGCTGCAAAATGGTGCCAGA GTGAATGACTTAGATGGTTATCTGAGGACAGCTTTGCATTATGCAGCCGAGAAAGACGAACAGTGCATACTGATCTTACTGCAACATGGGGCAAATATAAATGCACGTGATGGCAGTGGCAATACCCCGTTACACTGGGCATCGTACAAGAACAAGATTGAATGTGTCCAGGTGTTATTGCAGCAGGGAGCTGACCCTGATGTCCGTAACGATAACAGTGATACACCCCTCAGTTGGGCCGCACTGAAGGGGAACCTCAAGATCATCCAACTACTACTTGAATATAACGCTGATCTGTGCAACAGAaacacaaggggttacacacctTTAATGCAGGCTGCCTATGTCCAGGGTAGAGGGTTGAACTGTTTGGACAACACAAGTCTTGAATTGTTAATTAAAGCTTCAGGTCCGTTAGGTGTGCACAGTAAATGTGTAGATTTGATTTCAGAGCTTTGTCAGGATAGCAAAGTGAAGAAGTTGCTATTGTCACTCTGTAGGAACCCTTGTGCGCTACAAAATCTTTGTTGTCTGGTCATACGTAAAGCCCTGGGTTACTGTTATCTACCAGAGGTCATACCTAAACTACCCCTGCCAACTCAATTACAAAAATTGCTCATGTTGCAAACCTAA